TGACAGCTGGGGATTGGGAGACATTTCTAACAGCGGAGGCGCAGCCTATGCCGACCTGGATAATGACGGTGATCTGGATCTTGTGGTCAATAACATCAACAAGCCCGCTTTCATTTATCGGAACGATGGAGAGAAGCTTCTGAAGAATAATTTCCTGAAAATAAAGCTGGAAGGCGAAGAGAAAAACACATTAGGCCTCGGAGCAAAAATTACGATTTATCAGGAGGGGCAAAAACAATGTCTGGAACAAATGCCGACCAGGGGTTATCAGTCCAGTGTTTCTCCAGTTCTTCATTTCGGGCTAGGGAAATCGACTGTAATAGATTCATTGTCAATTGTTTGGTTGAATGGTAAAGTTCAGAAAATAACTAACCCGAAGACCAATCAATTGCTGGTACTGTCAGAAAAGAATGCTACCGCTGCTAAAATCGACGGGGAGAATAATGTGCCGTTATATGTGGCGGTTCCGTCGCCAGTGAACTTTAAAAGTCCGATCATTAAGACCAATGACTTCAAACGCCAGCCATTGTTGATCAACCCGATTTCGTTTTCAGGGCCTTGTCTGAAAAAGGGTGATATCAATGGTGACGGGCTGGAAGATATTTTTGCGGGCGGAGGCTCAGGCGAATCGGCCCAGCTCTATATCCAGCAAAAAAATGGATCGTTTACCAACAAAACAGTTCCCGCTTTTGAGGCAGACAAGCAATGCGAAGATACGGATGCACTATTTTTCGACGCCAATGGCGATGGTTTTCAGGATCTGTTTGTGACCAGTGGCGGTTACGCCAGTTTTATGCCGGAAGATCCATTGCTGCAAAGCAGACTGTATTTGAATGACGGCAAAGGAAATTTGACTAAAAGCATAGGCTCTTTGCCCCAAATGATCACCAGTACCAGCTGTGTTCGTATGGGAGACGTAAATAGTGATGGCAAGCCAGACCTTTTCGTAGGTGGCCGTGTCATCCCAGGCAGGTACCCCGAGACGCCCAGAAGCTACATTCTGATCAATGACGGCAAGGGTAAGTTTGCTGATCAGACGGTCAGGTATGCACCCGAGATCGACAGTTTGGGGCTGGTTACTGATGCTGCCTGGACAGATCTTAACGGGGACAAAAAGCCCGACCTGATTGTGGTTGGTGAGTGGATGCCGGTAACCGTGTTTATTAATTCCAATGGCAAACTGGAAAACAAAACGACCGAATATTTCGGCAAAGCATACAGCGGCTGGTGGAATAAAATTCTGGTGGAAGATTTCAACGGCGACGGGAAACAGGATCTTGTGATAGGTAATATGGGGCTCAACACGCAATGCAAAGCCAGTGACGAGCAGCCGGTGGAGATGATCTATAAGGATTTTGATGACAACGGTTCTGTAGACCCGATCATGAGTTTTTACATTCAGGGCAAAAGCTATCCATATGTGACCAGGGACGAAATGCTGGATCAGATGAGCATTATGCGTACCCGTTTTCAGGACTACAAAAGCTACGCAGATGCGACTGTGAAAGAGATTTTTACCGCCGATGAGTTGAAAGGAGCGAAAGAATTAAAGTCGAATTATCTCAAAACGGCGTACTTTGAAAGTACCGGGACAGGCAAATTTACCGAAAAATCACTTCCACTCGAAGTGCAGGTTTCGCCGGTTTACACCATCACCTCGCTCGATTATGATTCGGATGGTAACAAGGACCTCCTTTTGTGCGGTAATGTTAGCAAAGCCAGACTCCGATTTGGAAAATACGATGCCAATTATGGCGTTTTACTCAAAGGTAATGGCAAAGGTAAATTTGAATACATTCGTCAAACCCATTCCGGGTTCGTATTGAAAGGTGATGTAAGAAGTGTGTTACCGATTGGTAACAAGCTGTTATTCGGAATTAATCAACAGGAAATTAAAGCTTATCAAATTGGTAAAGTTCAGTAAAAAACCCCTCATACTCGCATTCATTTGTATTCTCGCCGGGTGCAAAAAAAGTGAAAACAAAACGGAAATCGATCCGGCAGTGATCGGGCAGGTAACCATGCAAATGACGGACGTGATGGTCCATGATGTTACTAACCCGCCACTGGGTGCCCGCTTTTTTGCCTATACCTGCCTCGCGGGTTATGAAGTAGTCGCCCAGAATGATGCGGCTTATAAAACCATGCACGGGGTTTTGAATGAATTTCCTGAAATTACAAAGCCGGCGGTAGCGGAGTATAGCTACCAGCTGGCGTCAGTCATTGCGATGCTGGAAACTGCTAAAAAAATGCAGCCTTCCGGTGTGCTTTTGCAGAAGTTCCAGGACAAGTTGATCGATTCATGCAGGACGATCGGTTTTACGGATGAAGTAATTGCTGGATCGCAGGAGTACGGGCTCGCCGTCAGTAAGCAGATCCTGAAATATGCCAAATCTGACAAGTACAACAGGACTAGTAATTTCCCGAGATATGAGCCTACGGGCAAAGCCGGTGACTGGTACCCAACACCTCCTGGCTATTTCCCGCCCGTGGAGCCTTATTTTAAAACAATAAGGCCATTCACATTAGATTCTTCCTCACAGTTTCGTCCGGATGAACCAGTCGCTTTTTCAGAAGACAAAAATTCAGCATTCTTCAACTTAATGAAGCAAAACTATGACGACACAAATCAGCCAGAGCACAATGTGATTGCAGCGTTTTGGGACTGCAACCCGTTTGCCTTGGAAAATAAGGGGCATTTGTTGGTAGGCATGAAGAAGATATCTCCTGGGTCACATTGGATGGGTATTACCGACATTGCCTGCAGGCAAGCAAAAACAGATTTTTCCAAAACATTACTCATTAATACTTCCGTCACGATAGGGCTAATGGATGGGTTTATGGCCTGCTGGGACGAGAAATACCGCAGCAACCGCATCAGGCCTGAAACAGCAATCCGAAAGTACATTGATCCAACCTGGAAACCGTTTTTGCAGACACCTCCTTTTCCTGAGTACCTAAGCGGGCATTCAGTGATTTCTACGGCCTCCGCTGTTATATTGACCCATTACTTCGGTGATAATTATGCTTATACCGATACAGTAGAGGAGCGTTTTAACCTCAAAGCCAGAAAATTTGATTCCTTTTTGGCAGCTGCTCAGGAATCCGGTATGTCTCGTTTTTACGGCGGTATTCACTTCATGGACGCAATCGAAAACGGCCAGAAGCAGGGCGTTCAGGTTGGGGAATGGGTTGTTAAGACTTTGAAAAAGTGAAGTTGATATCATGAGCTAACCTAGTAAATCCAAAGTTTAACTCTGGATTTACTAGGTTAATTATTTTTTAACCAAAGGGAAGCTGGTGCTTTTTTCCAGCAAATCCTTTGTGAACCAATACCCGGTTTCAAACAATTCCCTTGCTTTGCGGAAGTCGAAAATACTGAAACGGCTTAATGCTGGCGGTTCGATGAGCAGGTCGCATTTACTGAACCGTTCTTTGGTTTTGGCGTGCATGGCCAGAATGAGGCTGCGGTACACGATTTCAGTAGTCCTTTTCAATGGTTTGTCAAGGCCAAATGGGTTACAATGGCTGCCAATAATGTAGCTGGCTTCACTGCGAATCGCTTCAACGGGCAAGTTGTTGAGCACGCCTCCATCCACCAGGTCACGCCCCTCAATCCTGATCGGACTGAATAGTCCCGGAATGCACGACGACGCCAGAATGGGCAATGCGAGTTCTCCTTTCCGAAACAGCACTTCGGTACCCGCGATAATGTCGGTAGCAGTTACTACCAATGGGATTTTGAGCGATTCAAATGTGTTCTCGGGAATATATTTGCACAGCACGGTCTCCATTCTCTGCATTTGCAGGAGCCCGGTTGCTCCGAACCCCAATCTCAGATACGGATAAAAACGCGTTTCAATGATCCGCCCGATGATTTCGTCCGGGGCGTAACCATATGCGAGCATCGCGCCCACAAATGCGCCAGAACTCGTCGCGCTGATGATTTCGGGTTCGATGTTTTTCTCCATCAAAGCTTTGGCAACACCAATATGAGCAATTCCCCGCGCGCCGCCTCCCGACAAGACCAAAC
The genomic region above belongs to Dyadobacter pollutisoli and contains:
- a CDS encoding patatin-like phospholipase family protein — translated: MKIGLVLSGGGARGIAHIGVAKALMEKNIEPEIISATSSGAFVGAMLAYGYAPDEIIGRIIETRFYPYLRLGFGATGLLQMQRMETVLCKYIPENTFESLKIPLVVTATDIIAGTEVLFRKGELALPILASSCIPGLFSPIRIEGRDLVDGGVLNNLPVEAIRSEASYIIGSHCNPFGLDKPLKRTTEIVYRSLILAMHAKTKERFSKCDLLIEPPALSRFSIFDFRKARELFETGYWFTKDLLEKSTSFPLVKK
- a CDS encoding VCBS repeat-containing protein; this translates as MKSWFAGTAILISTTLFVGCKKSSGSEETRETVGGPPLFTLLAPEKTKIDFANALTEGLNTNVLMYEYFYNGGGVAVGDVNGDGLDDIYFTGNMVSNKLYLNKGEMIFEDITVAAAVGGHERPWKTGVTMADVNGDGKLDIYVCYSGNVSLKSLKNQLFINKGNNGQGIPQFEEVAEKYGLGNPSNSTQAAFFDFDKDGDLDMFLLNHNPKALPILDESSTADLLSKDDPVIGVRLFRNDMRGSGDPIFIDVTRKAGLRSSPLTYGLGIGIADVNQDGWQDMYISNDYSIPDFLYINNQNGTFTDAIDPEMGHTSHFSMGNDIADFNNDGLPDIFTLDMLPEDNRRQKLLAGLDNYELFEFNIKVGFHHQYTRNMLQLNEGMRKGSKKPFFSEIGQLAGVSNTDWSWATLFADYDNDGWKDLFITNGNLRDYTNMDFVKFMGDHLKRIEGQVKREDVLNLVYQMPSSNMKNYLFQNKKNLTFTNVADSWGLGDISNSGGAAYADLDNDGDLDLVVNNINKPAFIYRNDGEKLLKNNFLKIKLEGEEKNTLGLGAKITIYQEGQKQCLEQMPTRGYQSSVSPVLHFGLGKSTVIDSLSIVWLNGKVQKITNPKTNQLLVLSEKNATAAKIDGENNVPLYVAVPSPVNFKSPIIKTNDFKRQPLLINPISFSGPCLKKGDINGDGLEDIFAGGGSGESAQLYIQQKNGSFTNKTVPAFEADKQCEDTDALFFDANGDGFQDLFVTSGGYASFMPEDPLLQSRLYLNDGKGNLTKSIGSLPQMITSTSCVRMGDVNSDGKPDLFVGGRVIPGRYPETPRSYILINDGKGKFADQTVRYAPEIDSLGLVTDAAWTDLNGDKKPDLIVVGEWMPVTVFINSNGKLENKTTEYFGKAYSGWWNKILVEDFNGDGKQDLVIGNMGLNTQCKASDEQPVEMIYKDFDDNGSVDPIMSFYIQGKSYPYVTRDEMLDQMSIMRTRFQDYKSYADATVKEIFTADELKGAKELKSNYLKTAYFESTGTGKFTEKSLPLEVQVSPVYTITSLDYDSDGNKDLLLCGNVSKARLRFGKYDANYGVLLKGNGKGKFEYIRQTHSGFVLKGDVRSVLPIGNKLLFGINQQEIKAYQIGKVQ
- a CDS encoding vanadium-dependent haloperoxidase, encoding MKLVKFSKKPLILAFICILAGCKKSENKTEIDPAVIGQVTMQMTDVMVHDVTNPPLGARFFAYTCLAGYEVVAQNDAAYKTMHGVLNEFPEITKPAVAEYSYQLASVIAMLETAKKMQPSGVLLQKFQDKLIDSCRTIGFTDEVIAGSQEYGLAVSKQILKYAKSDKYNRTSNFPRYEPTGKAGDWYPTPPGYFPPVEPYFKTIRPFTLDSSSQFRPDEPVAFSEDKNSAFFNLMKQNYDDTNQPEHNVIAAFWDCNPFALENKGHLLVGMKKISPGSHWMGITDIACRQAKTDFSKTLLINTSVTIGLMDGFMACWDEKYRSNRIRPETAIRKYIDPTWKPFLQTPPFPEYLSGHSVISTASAVILTHYFGDNYAYTDTVEERFNLKARKFDSFLAAAQESGMSRFYGGIHFMDAIENGQKQGVQVGEWVVKTLKK